One region of Pararhizobium qamdonense genomic DNA includes:
- a CDS encoding lipocalin-like domain-containing protein: MNARTSSVLIAVIFSCWVGATAWAQGFAGLGTSADGFAVPQRGTEFQFPDDFGAHPDFRIEWWYITANLKGPDGTDYGIQWTLFRSALKPGEAAGWSSPQVWMGNAALTTPSHHFVSEKLARGGVGQAGVKANPFSAFIDDWTMRSPSGTAFDLSSLDLSASGLDFRYDLKLLADGPLVKHGENGYSIKSDAGQASYYYSQPFYSVTGTLDTPQGHVEVTGKAWLDREWSSQPLSDNQSGWDWFSLHFDDGAKLMAFRVRDDKSGYVTGTWIASDGTPAPLKPGEVILTPTSSQEVAGRQLPLTWTIEVPGKGLSVTASALNPNAWMNTRFPYWEGPVQISGTHKGRGYLEMTGYK, encoded by the coding sequence ATGAACGCTAGAACGTCGTCTGTTTTGATTGCGGTCATTTTCTCGTGTTGGGTGGGAGCAACCGCCTGGGCGCAAGGCTTTGCAGGGCTTGGCACCAGCGCGGATGGTTTTGCCGTCCCGCAGCGCGGAACGGAATTCCAATTTCCGGATGATTTTGGAGCGCATCCCGATTTCCGCATCGAATGGTGGTACATCACCGCAAATCTGAAAGGCCCGGATGGAACCGACTACGGCATCCAGTGGACTCTTTTCCGGTCGGCCTTGAAACCCGGCGAAGCCGCAGGCTGGTCGAGCCCGCAGGTCTGGATGGGCAACGCGGCCCTGACGACGCCAAGCCACCATTTCGTCTCCGAAAAACTGGCACGCGGCGGTGTGGGGCAGGCGGGTGTGAAAGCAAATCCGTTCTCAGCTTTTATCGACGATTGGACAATGAGGAGCCCTTCCGGCACGGCATTCGATCTTTCCAGCCTGGACTTGTCCGCCAGTGGTCTCGATTTTCGATACGACCTCAAGCTTCTGGCAGATGGACCGCTGGTGAAACATGGTGAGAACGGCTATTCGATAAAATCCGACGCCGGGCAGGCCAGCTACTATTATTCGCAGCCGTTCTATTCGGTCACGGGAACGCTGGATACGCCGCAGGGGCATGTCGAAGTTACCGGAAAGGCCTGGCTTGACCGGGAATGGTCAAGCCAGCCTCTGTCTGACAATCAAAGCGGCTGGGACTGGTTTTCGCTGCATTTCGATGATGGTGCCAAGCTGATGGCTTTCCGTGTGCGCGACGACAAGTCCGGCTACGTGACGGGAACGTGGATCGCATCGGACGGAACGCCGGCGCCGTTGAAGCCCGGTGAGGTCATCCTGACGCCAACCAGCAGCCAGGAGGTGGCGGGCCGTCAACTGCCGCTCACCTGGACCATCGAAGTCCCCGGAAAAGGCTTGAGCGTCACGGCATCGGCTTTGAACCCCAATGCCTGGATGAACACGCGTTTTCCTTATTGGGAGGGCCCAGTCCAGATTTCCGGGACGCATAAGGGCCGGGGATATCTGGAAATGACGGGCTACAAGTGA